From the Coprobacter tertius genome, one window contains:
- a CDS encoding dihydrofolate reductase: MPKISLIAAVAENLAIGRNKELLCRLPNDMKHFKEMTLNHAVIMGRRTYESLPNGALVDRKNLVLTSVPESFYDNAFACYSIEDALQLCESEDEVFVIGGAMVYKETIDMATTLYITEIHHKFDNADSFFPEIDKNIWKEISRQDFPADNKHEYPYSFVTYIRK, encoded by the coding sequence ATGCCTAAGATTTCTTTAATAGCCGCCGTAGCAGAAAACCTGGCGATCGGCAGAAACAAAGAGCTTTTGTGCCGATTGCCTAATGACATGAAGCATTTCAAAGAAATGACGTTAAATCATGCTGTTATAATGGGGCGACGTACTTACGAATCTCTACCGAACGGGGCATTAGTCGACCGAAAAAATCTGGTACTTACATCGGTACCCGAATCATTTTACGATAATGCTTTTGCATGCTATTCAATAGAAGATGCATTACAATTATGCGAATCGGAAGACGAAGTTTTTGTAATCGGAGGAGCCATGGTGTATAAAGAAACGATAGATATGGCAACAACTTTATACATTACCGAGATACATCATAAGTTTGACAATGCAGACTCCTTTTTTCCCGAAATAGATAAAAATATTTGGAAAGAAATAAGTCGTCAGGATTTTCCTGCGGATAATAAACACGAATACCCTTATTCTTTCGTTACTTATATCCGAAAATAA
- a CDS encoding PepSY-like domain-containing protein, producing MMMKKMKWFGLLFLMGVLSLAFIACDDDDKISFDKLPSQSQQFIDTYFRGVAVTKIEKRIGEPHYKVYLANGFVVKFYRAGGWQEVDGGSTEIPELLLIELLPETIPQYINEQFPAAKIIEISQHDFGYEVELNTVPETEVRFDHDGKVIINIID from the coding sequence ATGATGATGAAGAAGATGAAATGGTTTGGATTATTATTCTTGATGGGAGTTTTATCCTTAGCTTTTATTGCGTGTGATGATGATGATAAAATAAGTTTCGATAAGTTGCCTTCGCAGTCTCAGCAATTTATAGATACTTATTTTCGGGGTGTTGCTGTTACAAAAATAGAAAAACGTATAGGCGAACCTCATTATAAGGTATATCTTGCAAACGGATTTGTTGTAAAATTTTATCGGGCAGGTGGATGGCAAGAAGTTGATGGTGGTTCTACCGAAATACCAGAATTGCTTCTTATCGAATTATTGCCTGAGACAATTCCTCAGTATATTAACGAACAATTTCCCGCGGCTAAGATTATTGAAATCAGTCAACATGACTTTGGTTATGAGGTAGAATTAAATACAGTTCCCGAAACGGAAGTTCGGTTCGATCACGATGGAAAGGTTATTATCAATATAATTGATTAA
- a CDS encoding DUF5131 family protein: MSIWNPWHGCHKLSEGCLNCYVYRIDNKHGKDSSIVTKTQDYNLPIRKKKNGDYKVPSGKLLYTCFSSDFLVDDADDWRNEAWEMMHIRKDLQFLFITKRIHRLIDVLPDNWGEGYENVTICCTVENQKQADYRLPIYLKAPIKHKIIICEPLLSDIKLDSFLDPSIKQVIVGGESGNNARTCNYDWVLHIRQQCIDHNVPFRFKQTGANFLKDAKLYHIKRQFQHSQARKAAIDFK, encoded by the coding sequence ATGTCTATCTGGAACCCCTGGCATGGATGCCATAAACTAAGTGAAGGTTGCCTCAATTGCTACGTTTATCGTATCGATAACAAACATGGGAAAGACAGCTCCATTGTTACAAAAACACAAGACTATAATCTACCGATTAGGAAGAAAAAAAATGGAGATTATAAAGTACCCTCGGGTAAACTCTTATACACATGCTTCAGTTCCGATTTTTTAGTCGATGATGCTGACGACTGGAGAAATGAAGCCTGGGAAATGATGCACATTCGCAAAGATCTCCAATTCTTATTCATCACAAAACGTATACATCGATTAATAGATGTTCTACCAGATAATTGGGGCGAAGGATACGAAAATGTTACTATTTGCTGTACTGTAGAAAATCAAAAACAGGCAGATTATAGATTACCGATATATTTAAAAGCTCCGATCAAACATAAGATCATTATATGTGAACCGTTACTCTCGGATATAAAACTGGATTCATTCCTCGACCCTTCTATTAAACAAGTAATCGTTGGCGGTGAATCAGGGAATAATGCCCGTACATGTAATTACGACTGGGTATTACATATTAGGCAACAATGTATCGACCACAATGTCCCTTTTCGTTTCAAACAAACAGGCGCAAACTTTCTTAAAGATGCAAAACTTTATCATATAAAACGACAATTTCAACATAGTCAGGCTCGAAAGGCCGCAATCGATTTTAAATAA